Genomic window (Sulfurovum sp. NBC37-1):
TTTTTCCCTGAAAGCGGCTATCTCCTCTTCGCGCTGCGTATCCATACCCAGCTCCTGCTGTATCTCTTTGAGCTGTTCTTTGAGGAAATATTCTTTATTCGTCTGTTCGATCTTGGTATGGACTTTCGTACGGATCTCCCTCTGCACCTTGGCAGACTCGATCTCGGAGGTCACAACATCGATGAGGCCGAGCAGCCGCTTCTCTATATCCGGCTCTATATATAGCACATAGGCGACCTCTTTGTCCAGTTTAAGCATGGAAGAGACAAGATCCGCGATGCGGTTTGGCTCATCATTCTCCTCGATGGTACGCACCAAGTCGGCAGGAAAGTGGCTGCTGAGAGAAGAGAGTATCTTTATCTTGTCACGCAGCACACCCATAAGCGCATCGACTTTGAGCTGATCGTAGCCATCCTGTTTGACGATATCGATGACCGCTCTGTTGAACTCACCCTCTGCCGGTTCAATGATCTGGCCGCGTGCCAGGCCCTGAAAGAGTATTTTTACCCTGCCGTCTGGAATGTGTACTTTACGCATAATGGAACCGACCACCCCTACCCTGTACATCGCATCGAAATCACGACTTCCCTCTTTCCCCGGGATGGATGATGTTACAAAAAGAAGTGAATTGTTTTCCATCGCTTCGGTAGCGGCGTCGATATCTTTCTGGTCTGTCAAAAAAATAGGGCTGATCATAAACGGGTAAAGAAAGAGTTCATCCTCTACCACTATCGGCAATATGGCCGGGAAATCATCATAATCGCTTAATTGCATAATTGGTTTTTCCTTTTGAAAATTGGTTAAATTATTTCTTTGTAAAAGTTTATCAACAGTAGATTAACATCCGATAATTGACCGATGTCGAATTGTTTCCATCCAGGTAAAGATACCTGGACCATCTTTTTTCTTAGTCGAAGATCTTTCCGATAAAACCTTTTTCGGGCGGGGTAATATCTGCCATCTCTACAACAGACCCTTTGTTCTTTTCTCTGTATATCTTTGCCGCTTCTGGCTTACCTGTCCTTTCATACAGCGCTGCAATATTCTCGTTCAACAGATACTGAGCCATGTGCAGTCTGACCAAAATGGTCTTGACCAGCGGCGTATAGGTAGATCCGGGATAGCGCAATAGGTAGGTACCTGCACCATTGATACTGTCCATGATGAGTTTCTGGTCCTTATAAACATCTTTGATACCGAGGAAAGCCGCTTTGAGCTTCATGTATTCGATGTATTCACGGTTCTTCTCACCACCGAAACGCTTGTTGTATTCATCAAGGTAATAGCCTGCAAGCAGGTACTCTTCATTATCCATGTGTGCGACGGCAAGCATCATCATCGCTGTTTGCATCAGTGGAGAACGCATATGCTCACTTTTAAGTGAAATATAGTAAGCATCCGCTTTATCCATATTTCCTGCAGCGATACTGTTTCCTATCTGTTGATACCAGTAGAGTGCCGGTTTGTTGAACTCAGCCACATCGTCATCATCTTTGGAACATCCCACGAACAGAAACGCTACAGCAATTCCTAGCAACAGACTTTTTTTAAAATTCATACTTACCCCATCATAGTTGTTATATTTAATATCATATCCCAAAATATGTAAAAAACGTATTAGGTGAGGCAATAATGTCATCAAATTTTATATTTTAATAAATCGATCCACAGGATCGGGGAATTATTCCCGACATAGATTAAAAAGGATAGATGGAATGCAAAAAGAACATATTTTAGCCTACTTTGCTGATCTAAAAAGTGAATTGACGGAAAGCAGGATCGAAAAAATAGGTCTTTTTAGAAGCGACACTAAAGATTGAAGACCATATTAAAAAAGATCGATTTTATTGAAGCTGTCTGCAAAGAAGATGGGTCCGTTACCAATGCTCTATCCGACAAAAAATGCTCAAGAGTATCCATTTTGATGCATCTCACCTCTATAGCTGAAGAATTCAATAAACTTTCAGAAGATGCAGAGTAAGAAATTTTGAGTAAATTCGATAAAAATGATTTAAAGGGAAGTTATATTACCCACGATTATATAGATGAAAACCTGAGTATCATTGAACATATCATCCGAGACAAACTTCCAAAATCAAAAGTATTATCAAGAAACTACTTTTTCCACTTGACAAAGTTGCTAAAGCCCAAAAAGAAGATCCGATCGGTGACGGAAGTGTAGACAATAATCTTTAATACTATCTTCAAGGAGCAGACAGTTTATACCCAACACTTTGACACCGAATATCAAATACTATAAAAATTGCTTATTTTATATTTATTTTATCTTAGACATGTTATCCTTAAATATTAAAGTATGATACGATGAAAAGCCAAACCTGCTGTGAAAGCAGGAGCGGAAAGTTGTGGGTCTTCATTTTGAAGACAGCCAGACTGCCAAGCGTAAGCCATAACATTTATGTCATCTTTTGATATACATACGAATTTCACTCAGTGACGACTGAGTATAGAAGGTGTTACTTATGAAAAATTTGAATTTTATTTTTAAGATATTGTTATTTCTATTTATATTTATTTCTTTTGGAAATGCTGGGTGGATAAAATCAGGTACTACTGAATGGAGAACAGATCCAAGTCCTTACAACAATAATGATGACTCAACCATGGATGCTGGAATCAGCGGTGCTACACAAATTGAAGTAACGATAACTGGTAGTATTGAATATCAGGCATCTTGCGGTTATGATTATGTGCAAATTACCGAAAGCACTGGAGCACACACTGTTCTTAAAACATACTGTGGGTCAGGTATTAACGATACATTCACAGTAAATGCCCCTACTATTCGACTAGTATTTCATTCAGATGTAAGCGTAGTAGATACTGGTGTTATTGTCACCATTAGAGACACTTCCCCAAATAGAGCCCCCACAGCGAATGACATTACTGCAATAACACATAAAAACGCACCTATTACTATTACACTTATTGGATCTGACCCAGATAATAACCCTATAACATATGGTATCGTAACAGGGCCTACAAATGGTTCATTAAATGGTACGGATCCAAGTCTACTCTATACGCCAGATGCTAATTACACTGGACCTGATTCTTTCACTTACCAAGTATGTGATAATCAGGCTCCTATTTTGTGCGATACTGCAGATGTAAATATTACAGTGACAGAGAATCATCCACCTATTGCCAATGATAAAAACTATACAGTGGTAGAAGGTGGAACAATTTTGGGCAATGCAATGTTAGATGATCCTGCAGACTATGATCCTGATCCTGTTGATTTTCTTGCAGTTAGTTGGCATTCAGGATTAAGTGATCCCTCAGCAGCAAGTACTTTTACTGGTCCAGATACGACTGGTATATTTATATTTACAGCCAGTGTAGGATACGCATCCAACCCAAACAATCCTGTAACTTTTGATTATAATGTTACTGATGGATATGGTGGTGTAGATACAGCAACTGTCACCATTAATATTGTAGCGCCAGAAGCTGATCTGGGTATACTAAAATCCGCTCCTGGTGAAGTCGATACAAATAGTCCAATGAGCTATACACTTACTGTGGAAAATGATAGCAGCAGCATTTCAGATGCCCAAAATGTCATTGTCGAAGATGTACTGCCTGCAGGTATGCTTTACAATGGGTCTACTGCTCCGTCAGGATGGACATGTTCCCTCTCCGCCGGTACCATTACCTGCAGCACAGCTATTTTGCACCCTGGAGAGAATGCGACTATTACCATCAATGGTTTGGCCCCCGCTGTGGGTGGGGATATCAACAATACAGCCGTAATCTCTTCGGATACACCTGATCCAGATACATCAAATAACACATCCAATATAGTAACAACCACTGTCAAAAAAGTATTAGCAGATGTTGCAATTACCAAAAGTGCATCACCCAATCCTGTTATTACAGCCAGTCCTCTCGATTATACGCTCACTGTACAGAACATCGGCTCAGGCGATGCAGGAAATGTTCAGGTTCTCGACAGCCTGCCT
Coding sequences:
- the bamD gene encoding outer membrane protein assembly factor BamD; the protein is MNFKKSLLLGIAVAFLFVGCSKDDDDVAEFNKPALYWYQQIGNSIAAGNMDKADAYYISLKSEHMRSPLMQTAMMMLAVAHMDNEEYLLAGYYLDEYNKRFGGEKNREYIEYMKLKAAFLGIKDVYKDQKLIMDSINGAGTYLLRYPGSTYTPLVKTILVRLHMAQYLLNENIAALYERTGKPEAAKIYREKNKGSVVEMADITPPEKGFIGKIFD